ACAGCTATTACAGCGTGCGAGCGTTGAACTAACAAAGGTGCCAGTATGAGAACGAGAATAAAGGAGTTCAGAGCGAAGTTCAACATGACTCAGGAGGAGCTGGCTAAAAGAGTTGGGGTGAGGAGGGAGACCATTGTTTTCCTTGAGAAGGGAAAGTACAACCCATCCCTA
The nucleotide sequence above comes from Archaeoglobus fulgidus DSM 4304. Encoded proteins:
- a CDS encoding helix-turn-helix transcriptional regulator; protein product: MRTRIKEFRAKFNMTQEELAKRVGVRRETIVFLEKGKYNPSLKLAYKIARVFNAKIEDIFIFDEEELWEKR